The proteins below come from a single Ruegeria sp. SCSIO 43209 genomic window:
- a CDS encoding nitric oxide reductase activation protein NorD: MVRIDFEPWEPEETIGKLWHTLASRLDAPEVHDGAAVDLSEVAGRLAVLFRGLGGSPGVELRPVSPEISRHRLGWRRRLATEAEMMPRASFDGEVLRLPDRLAVFPAREANGALYVWLAAAAAHAGTRIDEDDPLRADLHALVAARQMVEAALHNAPGLRPLYTELCKGVLYQRDISGLPPVEAAVEELVRHMLGDPAPLSPKVEHLLALDDDLTAPRGYQHFRPVPLWPELRPVGFSEHNEVENPETEGPPEESGEKTHRARRRKSDQANRSDSFILHKFEAILSWAEFLNINRRIDDDDPDNAKKAADDQEEIGLGQISKAPPTKLKLHLDLAPEDVNRERLSGRVLYPEWDVRIGQYLPDHVNVLTSDAEIREDAAEFGKDPATARRIRAVKRQFEALRPGRVMTRGHLDGDQLDIEAAVRAQVDRCANGEGTERIWMQSRPEARDLAVSILLDVSRSTESAVTGRAVIDIEREALAALAWGLNACGDDFAIHAFSSLKRQRVYVQRCKRFDEPMGSLVEQRIASLRPGHYTRLGAAIRHCSADLAGQSRKRRLLLIITDGKPNDLDHYEGRHGIEDTCMAVREARRAGQSVFGVTIDKTGKSWFPRMFGQGGFAVIPDPHRLIMALPQIYRQLVGA; encoded by the coding sequence ATGGTCAGGATCGATTTTGAGCCATGGGAACCCGAAGAAACGATCGGGAAACTGTGGCACACCCTTGCCAGTCGCCTTGATGCACCTGAAGTGCATGATGGAGCCGCGGTTGACCTCTCAGAGGTCGCAGGGCGGCTGGCAGTCCTCTTTCGAGGACTTGGGGGTAGTCCGGGCGTAGAATTGCGCCCGGTCTCGCCCGAGATTTCGCGCCACCGTCTGGGGTGGCGTCGTCGTCTGGCAACCGAGGCCGAGATGATGCCGCGTGCGTCGTTCGATGGCGAAGTTCTGCGTTTGCCGGATCGGCTGGCGGTGTTTCCCGCGCGTGAAGCCAACGGTGCGCTTTATGTCTGGCTGGCCGCCGCCGCTGCACATGCCGGAACTCGTATCGACGAAGACGACCCGTTGCGCGCCGACCTGCATGCGCTTGTCGCCGCCCGACAGATGGTCGAGGCGGCGTTGCACAACGCCCCCGGCCTGCGCCCGCTTTATACCGAGCTGTGCAAGGGCGTGCTGTATCAACGCGACATTTCCGGGCTGCCACCCGTCGAGGCAGCGGTTGAAGAACTGGTCCGCCACATGCTGGGCGACCCCGCGCCTTTGTCGCCAAAGGTTGAACATCTTCTAGCGTTGGATGACGACCTCACCGCCCCGCGCGGCTATCAGCATTTCCGGCCTGTCCCGCTGTGGCCCGAGTTGCGCCCGGTCGGGTTCTCCGAACATAACGAAGTGGAGAACCCCGAAACCGAAGGACCGCCCGAGGAATCCGGCGAAAAAACCCACCGTGCCCGCCGCCGCAAATCGGATCAGGCCAACCGCAGCGACAGTTTCATCCTGCACAAGTTCGAAGCGATCCTCAGTTGGGCTGAGTTCCTGAACATCAACCGGCGCATCGACGATGACGATCCTGATAACGCCAAGAAAGCCGCCGATGATCAGGAAGAGATTGGCTTGGGTCAGATCTCGAAGGCGCCGCCGACCAAACTGAAACTTCATCTGGACCTCGCTCCGGAGGACGTGAACCGCGAACGCCTGTCGGGACGGGTTTTGTATCCCGAATGGGACGTGCGCATCGGCCAATACTTGCCCGATCATGTCAACGTTCTGACCTCGGATGCCGAGATTCGCGAAGATGCCGCCGAGTTCGGCAAAGACCCCGCCACTGCCCGCCGCATCCGCGCCGTGAAACGCCAGTTCGAGGCGCTGCGCCCGGGCCGCGTGATGACGCGCGGTCATCTGGATGGTGATCAATTGGATATCGAGGCAGCCGTTCGGGCGCAGGTAGACCGTTGTGCCAATGGCGAAGGCACCGAACGTATTTGGATGCAATCGCGCCCCGAGGCGCGCGATTTGGCGGTGTCTATCCTGCTGGATGTCAGCCGCTCGACCGAAAGCGCCGTCACAGGCCGCGCCGTAATCGACATTGAACGCGAGGCTCTTGCGGCACTCGCCTGGGGTCTGAACGCCTGCGGCGACGATTTCGCCATCCACGCCTTCAGCTCGCTGAAACGCCAGCGGGTTTATGTGCAGCGCTGTAAACGCTTCGATGAGCCGATGGGTAGTTTGGTGGAACAGCGCATCGCCTCGCTGCGCCCCGGCCACTATACCCGCCTCGGCGCCGCAATACGCCATTGTTCCGCCGATCTGGCCGGCCAATCGCGCAAACGCCGGTTGCTATTGATCATCACTGACGGCAAACCCAACGACCTGGACCATTACGAGGGTCGCCACGGTATCGAAGACACCTGCATGGCCGTGCGCGAGGCGCGTAGGGCAGGGCAATCGGTCTTTGGCGTTACCATCGACAAAACCGGCAAAAGCTGGTTCCCGCGCATGTTCGGTCAAGGCGGCTTCGCCGTCATCCCCGACCCGCACCGGCTGATCATGGCCCTGCCTCAGATCTACCGCCAACTGGTTGGAGCATGA
- a CDS encoding CbbQ/NirQ/NorQ/GpvN family protein has product MDGSMKLNEGAANAPFYLAQSDECDVFTAAYNNDLPVLLKGPTGCGKTRFVAHMAAKLGRPLYTVACHDDLAAADLIGRYLLKGGETVWVDGPLTRAVREGAICYLDEVVEARKDVTVVLHPLTDDRRILPIDRTGEELEAAPGFMLVASYNPGYQNILKTLKPSTRQRFISLEFDFPSPEMEAEVVAQESGLPLERCKPLVRLAGKLRGLKGQDLEEGVSTRLVVYAATLIAQGMSTDRAILAAMIEPLTDDEDIKRGLLDLVTAVFG; this is encoded by the coding sequence ATGGATGGCTCCATGAAACTGAATGAGGGGGCGGCGAACGCCCCCTTCTACCTCGCCCAAAGCGATGAATGCGATGTGTTCACCGCCGCCTACAACAACGACCTGCCGGTTTTGCTGAAAGGTCCAACAGGTTGCGGTAAGACCCGCTTTGTGGCCCATATGGCCGCCAAGCTTGGCCGCCCGCTTTACACCGTGGCCTGCCACGATGACCTCGCCGCCGCCGACCTGATCGGTCGCTACCTGTTGAAGGGCGGCGAAACCGTCTGGGTTGATGGCCCTCTGACTCGTGCGGTGCGCGAAGGCGCGATCTGCTACCTTGATGAGGTGGTCGAAGCCCGCAAGGACGTCACCGTTGTGCTGCACCCGCTGACCGATGACCGGCGCATCCTGCCGATCGACCGCACCGGTGAAGAGCTCGAGGCCGCGCCCGGTTTCATGCTGGTGGCCTCGTACAACCCCGGATACCAGAATATCCTGAAAACCCTGAAACCCTCGACCAGGCAGCGGTTCATCTCGCTGGAATTCGACTTTCCGTCGCCCGAGATGGAGGCCGAAGTCGTCGCGCAAGAAAGCGGTCTGCCGCTTGAACGCTGTAAACCGCTGGTACGCCTTGCAGGAAAGTTGCGCGGGCTTAAGGGTCAGGACCTTGAGGAAGGCGTGTCCACCCGTCTGGTCGTTTATGCCGCGACGCTGATCGCACAGGGCATGTCCACCGACCGCGCCATCCTCGCCGCAATGATCGAACCTCTGACTGATGATGAGGATATCAAACGCGGGCTCCTCGATCTTGTCACGGCTGTCTTTGGGTGA
- a CDS encoding NnrS family protein, which translates to MSAVIARVLGEGFRIFFLSAGLFGLFAGGAWGFWLMTQTGLVGYEDPTYSMSPPMWHAHEMIFGYATAALGGFFLTAVPNWTGTPEARARFIMLAAGLWLAGRVSMWFSGALPPVLVAVFDLVFVPILAAKIATQLIRRPKPQNMVFLLLLSAIWIANLLTHLEWIGVTSDTLDIGLRAGLLTLCSLIAILGGRITPAFTRNAMKRAGEPESNWPISVGTFDKAAMGLALSLPLSVLVFGIGPVSGAIALMLGVAQILRMARWRARWALRQPILIALHLGLGMLALGLILWGLAVLGFGSEIGALHVLGIGCVGGMTLAVMSRAALGHSGRALVAPPPMAIAYGLMAAAAVLRWVGSAFDQGYLVAMLASDGLWICAIVLYLVAMWPALTGPRLAA; encoded by the coding sequence ATGTCGGCAGTGATCGCGCGCGTATTGGGCGAGGGGTTTCGCATCTTTTTCCTGTCCGCCGGACTTTTTGGTCTGTTCGCGGGAGGCGCGTGGGGTTTTTGGTTGATGACGCAGACCGGGTTGGTCGGATACGAAGACCCAACCTATTCCATGAGTCCCCCAATGTGGCACGCGCATGAGATGATCTTTGGCTATGCCACAGCAGCTCTGGGCGGGTTCTTTCTGACGGCTGTTCCCAACTGGACCGGGACCCCAGAGGCGCGCGCTAGGTTCATCATGCTGGCCGCAGGTCTCTGGTTGGCCGGGCGGGTATCGATGTGGTTCTCCGGTGCGCTGCCGCCGGTTCTGGTCGCTGTGTTCGATCTGGTCTTTGTTCCAATTCTGGCGGCAAAGATTGCTACTCAGCTGATCCGACGCCCCAAACCGCAGAACATGGTATTCCTTTTGCTGCTCAGTGCGATCTGGATTGCCAACTTGTTAACCCATTTAGAGTGGATCGGTGTGACCAGCGATACGCTGGACATCGGATTGCGGGCGGGGTTGCTGACGCTCTGTAGCCTAATCGCGATACTTGGCGGGCGCATTACGCCAGCTTTCACCCGAAATGCGATGAAACGCGCGGGAGAGCCCGAATCCAACTGGCCTATTTCGGTAGGAACGTTTGATAAAGCCGCTATGGGGCTTGCACTGTCACTGCCGCTGAGCGTGCTCGTCTTTGGAATCGGACCTGTATCAGGCGCTATCGCGCTGATGCTTGGCGTTGCTCAGATCCTGCGCATGGCACGTTGGCGCGCACGCTGGGCACTGCGGCAGCCGATCCTGATCGCGTTGCATCTGGGGCTGGGCATGCTGGCGCTGGGCCTGATCCTGTGGGGGCTGGCAGTGCTGGGGTTCGGCAGCGAGATCGGGGCGCTGCATGTTCTGGGCATTGGTTGCGTCGGCGGCATGACCCTTGCCGTGATGAGTCGGGCCGCCCTCGGCCATAGTGGCCGTGCCCTCGTGGCCCCGCCACCCATGGCGATCGCTTACGGTTTGATGGCGGCAGCCGCAGTTTTGCGCTGGGTCGGGTCGGCGTTTGACCAGGGATATCTGGTTGCGATGCTGGCCTCAGATGGGCTGTGGATCTGCGCCATCGTCTTGTATCTGGTTGCGATGTGGCCAGCGTTGACCGGGCCACGTCTAGCGGCCTGA
- a CDS encoding cytochrome c has protein sequence MREVMTKSMARNIFYGGSLFFILIFLALSAHSHWYIVNSENSAKLDDSVVRGKHVWEKHACINCHTILGEGAYYAPEVGNVMTRWGVLDDPESAFEALKGWMEAQPTGIPGRRQMPNFNLSDEEIRDLTNFLIWTDNIDAQGWPPNEAG, from the coding sequence ATGCGAGAAGTCATGACAAAGAGCATGGCTCGCAACATATTCTATGGCGGGTCACTGTTCTTCATCCTCATCTTCCTGGCCCTGTCGGCCCACTCGCACTGGTACATCGTCAACTCCGAGAATTCGGCGAAGCTTGATGACAGTGTGGTTCGGGGCAAACATGTCTGGGAAAAACATGCCTGCATCAACTGTCACACGATCCTGGGCGAGGGCGCCTACTACGCGCCGGAAGTCGGGAATGTGATGACCCGCTGGGGTGTGCTGGACGACCCGGAATCGGCCTTTGAAGCGCTCAAGGGCTGGATGGAGGCGCAGCCGACCGGCATTCCCGGTCGTCGGCAGATGCCCAATTTCAACCTCAGCGACGAAGAGATCCGCGATCTGACCAACTTCTTGATCTGGACGGACAACATTGATGCGCAGGGCTGGCCGCCCAACGAGGCAGGCTGA
- a CDS encoding cytochrome D1 domain-containing protein yields the protein MSLGISYNRTGRALGVGLAMLLGSVAAPVFAEEPTLSKEAFESSKQLYFERCAGCHGVLRKGATGKSLEPLVETKNDDGTVTESGTLKLGQERLEKIIAWGTEGGMNNFSDVMSEEEIRDMATYIQMEPPQPPEMSLEQMMATRKVYVEPEDYPTEPLHGRNWENFFVVIERDVGKVAVIDGDTKEVLAHIPTGYAVHVLKASEHHKLEEPENPGRFWYTMGRDGKMTKIDLWQNPENMLVAEVTIGYDARDVAVSGDGKYVIGGAYWPPHFAIVDAETMEPKKVVSTRGYNVDGDYVEEARVAAIYTTPNEPTWIVAVKELGQLWQVDYSDLDNLRIDKIDSAKFLHDGFFDPTGRYFQIAANASNKMVVVDTETHKLEAMIDTAPLPHPGPGANWDDPNCGPVAGTTHLGEGTVTVWGNDPEGRPDDAWKVCYEVETDGPGLFIRTHPNSDYIWADQTKHPEPEIQQSVQVIDKATGEIVKTIQITEEEGNVAVHFEFNQDGSEVWVSKWNRSTSKEPNGEIVIFDAKTLEEIGRVKGLFAPTGKFNVYNRSNHVT from the coding sequence ATGTCACTTGGAATCAGCTACAACAGAACTGGCCGCGCCTTAGGGGTCGGTTTGGCAATGTTGCTGGGCAGCGTCGCTGCGCCAGTCTTTGCCGAAGAGCCAACCCTGAGCAAGGAAGCCTTTGAATCATCAAAACAACTTTACTTTGAACGCTGCGCCGGTTGTCACGGTGTGTTGCGCAAAGGGGCAACCGGCAAAAGCCTTGAGCCGCTGGTTGAAACGAAGAATGACGATGGTACCGTAACCGAGTCGGGCACCCTGAAACTGGGGCAGGAGCGGCTGGAAAAAATCATCGCATGGGGCACCGAAGGCGGGATGAACAACTTCTCGGACGTGATGTCCGAAGAAGAAATCCGCGATATGGCGACCTACATCCAGATGGAGCCGCCCCAACCGCCAGAAATGTCGCTTGAGCAGATGATGGCGACCCGCAAGGTCTATGTCGAACCCGAAGACTACCCGACCGAGCCGCTGCATGGCCGCAACTGGGAAAACTTCTTCGTGGTCATCGAGCGTGACGTGGGCAAGGTGGCCGTGATCGACGGTGACACCAAGGAAGTGCTGGCGCATATCCCGACCGGTTATGCGGTGCACGTTCTGAAAGCCTCGGAACATCACAAACTGGAAGAACCGGAAAACCCGGGCCGCTTCTGGTACACCATGGGCCGCGACGGGAAGATGACCAAGATCGACCTGTGGCAGAACCCCGAGAACATGCTGGTTGCCGAGGTTACCATTGGTTATGACGCTCGCGACGTGGCGGTATCGGGTGACGGTAAATACGTCATCGGTGGCGCCTATTGGCCCCCTCATTTCGCCATCGTCGACGCCGAAACCATGGAGCCGAAAAAGGTTGTCTCGACCCGCGGCTACAACGTGGACGGGGATTATGTGGAAGAGGCCCGCGTGGCCGCCATCTACACCACCCCGAACGAGCCCACGTGGATCGTGGCCGTCAAGGAACTCGGTCAGCTGTGGCAGGTGGACTACTCCGATCTGGACAACCTGCGTATCGACAAGATCGACAGCGCAAAGTTCCTGCATGACGGATTCTTTGATCCGACCGGCCGTTATTTCCAGATCGCCGCAAACGCGTCGAACAAGATGGTCGTGGTCGATACCGAGACTCACAAGCTGGAAGCTATGATCGATACCGCGCCGCTGCCGCACCCCGGCCCGGGCGCCAACTGGGATGACCCGAATTGCGGTCCTGTTGCCGGTACGACCCACTTGGGCGAAGGCACGGTTACCGTTTGGGGCAACGACCCCGAAGGCCGCCCGGACGATGCCTGGAAGGTCTGCTATGAGGTGGAAACCGACGGACCCGGTCTGTTCATCCGGACCCATCCGAACTCGGACTACATCTGGGCCGACCAGACCAAGCACCCCGAGCCTGAGATCCAGCAATCGGTGCAGGTCATCGACAAGGCAACCGGTGAGATCGTGAAAACGATCCAGATCACAGAAGAGGAAGGCAACGTCGCCGTTCACTTCGAGTTCAACCAAGACGGATCCGAGGTTTGGGTGTCCAAGTGGAACCGCTCGACCTCGAAAGAGCCAAATGGAGAGATCGTGATCTTCGACGCCAAGACGCTGGAAGAGATCGGCCGCGTGAAGGGACTGTTTGCACCCACCGGCAAGTTCAACGTCTACAACCGTTCGAACCACGTCACCTGA
- a CDS encoding NapC/NirT family cytochrome c, whose protein sequence is MTSEPEKKKPIWRRYFLWGMPVAGIAAAFAAGIIFWGGFNTAMEATNTKEFCVSCHEMRDFVYEEYTGTIHDVNRSGVGAVCSDCHVPKDWTHKIIRKIKASKELYGKVVGTINTREKFEAKRVHLAMNEWERMKSTDSRECRNCHDFESMMPEFQKPRARQQHLNAMTVGQTCIDCHKGIAHSDARDRADEEYLEKLEAPNPAFIREIPAEYLASLERIEAKEAADAEAEKAARVAQQEAVQAQIAAAVDAAVAEERAKASGEEAAAPAGGGSGVGTNIDWAAVPGADMKLFYPGQASFEWVQNGRSHGGARPLTKGGDKCTTCHAAELDAIGNKIVAGGDLEPTPIPGKRGVIDATVQAAHDDETLYIRLQWPDAGHNPAPFVDGGKMDPDNQIKVAMMITGTGIELGDQVGCWASCHADNSYMPFDPGAEAIAANGDVSGRLSTQDTVTKYISESRTEVEIKGRRGKALGGWDKLQAADQIEQYLADGTYLDLMRVYADGSATNGYLLEQRVVNDGEIAASASLDAGMWTVVFTRPLNSGAAGDVPLEAGQTYTVGFAIHDDFAAARFHHVTLDTSLALDDDNAFINVVKQ, encoded by the coding sequence ATGACCTCCGAACCGGAAAAGAAAAAACCAATCTGGCGCCGGTATTTCCTGTGGGGAATGCCCGTGGCCGGGATCGCTGCGGCCTTTGCCGCCGGCATCATCTTCTGGGGCGGGTTCAACACCGCTATGGAAGCTACCAACACCAAGGAATTCTGCGTCTCGTGCCACGAGATGCGAGATTTCGTTTACGAAGAATACACCGGCACAATCCACGACGTGAACCGTTCGGGCGTAGGCGCGGTCTGTTCCGACTGTCACGTGCCCAAGGATTGGACTCACAAGATCATCCGCAAGATCAAGGCGTCCAAAGAACTGTATGGCAAGGTGGTCGGCACCATCAACACCCGCGAAAAGTTTGAAGCCAAGCGCGTACATCTGGCTATGAACGAATGGGAGCGGATGAAATCCACGGACTCGCGCGAGTGCCGCAACTGCCATGACTTCGAGTCGATGATGCCCGAGTTCCAGAAACCCCGCGCCCGTCAGCAGCACCTGAACGCGATGACCGTCGGTCAGACCTGTATTGACTGCCACAAGGGGATTGCGCACTCGGACGCCCGCGACCGGGCCGACGAAGAGTATCTGGAAAAGCTTGAAGCGCCGAACCCCGCTTTCATTCGCGAAATCCCGGCCGAATATCTGGCCAGTCTCGAACGCATCGAAGCCAAAGAAGCCGCCGATGCCGAGGCTGAGAAAGCCGCGCGTGTAGCCCAGCAAGAGGCCGTACAGGCCCAGATCGCAGCAGCGGTTGACGCAGCCGTCGCGGAAGAGCGTGCCAAAGCTTCTGGCGAAGAAGCCGCAGCCCCGGCAGGTGGCGGCAGCGGAGTTGGCACAAATATCGATTGGGCCGCTGTCCCCGGTGCAGATATGAAACTGTTCTATCCTGGTCAGGCCTCGTTTGAATGGGTTCAGAACGGCAGATCCCACGGAGGAGCACGTCCTTTGACCAAGGGCGGAGATAAGTGCACCACCTGTCACGCTGCCGAACTGGACGCGATCGGCAACAAGATCGTGGCCGGTGGGGATCTGGAACCAACCCCGATCCCGGGCAAACGCGGCGTGATAGACGCCACCGTTCAAGCCGCACATGATGATGAGACCCTCTATATCCGTCTGCAATGGCCGGATGCGGGTCACAACCCTGCCCCGTTTGTGGATGGTGGCAAGATGGACCCGGACAACCAGATCAAGGTGGCCATGATGATCACTGGCACAGGGATCGAGCTGGGCGATCAAGTGGGCTGCTGGGCCTCCTGCCATGCAGACAACAGCTACATGCCCTTTGACCCGGGTGCCGAGGCGATTGCCGCAAATGGCGATGTCTCGGGTCGGCTGAGCACGCAGGACACTGTGACCAAATACATCAGCGAAAGCCGCACCGAGGTCGAGATCAAAGGCCGCCGCGGTAAGGCGCTGGGTGGCTGGGACAAGCTGCAGGCCGCCGATCAGATCGAGCAGTATCTGGCCGATGGCACCTATCTGGACCTGATGCGCGTCTACGCGGACGGCAGCGCCACCAACGGCTATCTGCTGGAACAGCGCGTGGTCAATGACGGTGAGATCGCCGCCTCGGCCAGCCTTGATGCAGGTATGTGGACCGTGGTCTTCACCCGCCCATTGAACTCGGGCGCAGCCGGTGACGTGCCGCTGGAGGCCGGTCAGACCTATACGGTGGGCTTTGCCATCCACGATGACTTTGCCGCCGCACGGTTCCACCACGTGACGCTGGATACCAGCCTGGCATTGGACGACGACAATGCCTTCATCAACGTCGTCAAACAATAA
- a CDS encoding plastocyanin/azurin family copper-binding protein: MKPQHLLPALLLLAAPAWAEDTAALCAEAEERYVELFGQPSSAVEDADVVLMYKYTFCPAELTVKPGTTVRWVNVDKRTSHSVLLKDGSEPESDRLFPEETVDLTFLIPGPQDYLCGPHWETQNMIGMITVEP, from the coding sequence ATGAAACCCCAACACCTTCTCCCTGCGCTGCTGCTTCTGGCCGCGCCCGCATGGGCAGAGGACACCGCCGCGCTGTGTGCCGAAGCCGAAGAACGCTATGTCGAGCTGTTCGGTCAGCCCTCCTCCGCCGTTGAGGATGCCGATGTGGTGCTGATGTACAAATACACGTTCTGCCCAGCCGAGCTAACCGTGAAACCGGGCACAACCGTGCGCTGGGTGAATGTCGATAAGCGCACCAGTCACTCGGTCCTACTGAAAGACGGCAGCGAGCCCGAAAGCGACCGTTTGTTTCCTGAGGAGACGGTTGACCTGACCTTCCTCATCCCGGGTCCGCAGGACTATCTGTGCGGCCCACATTGGGAGACACAGAACATGATCGGCATGATCACCGTCGAACCCTGA
- a CDS encoding Hint domain-containing protein — MANYSYIGYAPGVITVNTIGPDTITLDASYDPATDRRVFNVEDEAGGFIRNGFGPPVPDTGDVFNGDRFNNENGDDDTQIGTVTNLDGSTTFLSGDIYLEESYILTNPGGGTITVYLVEVEGTNAGYITSEPLDPGVTYSMSVVNVTPSNAPDTTDPGSIVDVPCFSAGTLIATPDGDVAIETLSAGDMVVTLDHGPQPIRWIGARALDRSEFALNPKLRPIRITAGSLGSNLPRRDLLVSPQHRMLIRSSIAVRMFDSEEVLVPAHKLVGIPGITVDETAQGVVYFHILFDRHEIVLAEGAPSESLFTGKQALKGIQPEALAEIVALFPELALPDHQPIAARQIPKRGRQIHTLLQRHIKNDRALLRPS; from the coding sequence ATGGCGAACTACTCATACATCGGATACGCACCCGGCGTCATTACGGTGAATACAATTGGGCCTGATACGATCACCCTGGACGCAAGCTATGACCCCGCGACAGACCGAAGGGTATTCAATGTTGAGGACGAGGCCGGTGGTTTCATTCGAAATGGGTTTGGCCCGCCAGTTCCCGATACCGGGGATGTTTTCAACGGCGACAGATTCAACAACGAAAATGGCGACGACGATACACAGATCGGAACGGTAACAAACCTTGATGGTTCGACAACGTTTCTGAGCGGCGACATCTATCTGGAAGAATCCTACATTCTGACGAATCCCGGCGGTGGGACAATCACTGTGTACCTTGTCGAGGTTGAAGGAACCAACGCTGGCTACATAACCTCTGAGCCCCTAGATCCCGGGGTGACGTATTCGATGAGCGTCGTCAACGTTACACCGAGCAACGCACCGGACACGACTGACCCCGGTTCCATCGTTGATGTTCCTTGTTTCTCAGCCGGAACGCTTATCGCGACACCTGATGGTGATGTCGCGATAGAAACGCTTTCCGCTGGTGACATGGTTGTCACCTTGGATCATGGGCCACAACCAATTCGCTGGATCGGCGCGCGCGCTCTGGATAGGTCTGAATTTGCGCTCAATCCCAAGCTGCGCCCGATCCGAATCACAGCGGGCAGCCTGGGAAGCAACCTGCCGCGACGTGATCTGTTGGTCTCACCGCAGCATCGCATGTTGATCCGTTCGAGTATCGCCGTTCGCATGTTCGACAGCGAAGAGGTTCTGGTCCCAGCCCATAAGCTGGTCGGCATACCCGGCATAACCGTCGACGAGACAGCTCAGGGCGTGGTGTATTTCCATATTCTGTTCGACCGGCATGAGATCGTGCTGGCGGAAGGCGCGCCGTCAGAAAGCCTATTCACAGGCAAGCAAGCCTTGAAAGGAATACAGCCCGAGGCGCTGGCCGAAATTGTTGCGCTCTTCCCAGAGTTAGCTTTGCCAGACCATCAACCAATCGCAGCCCGCCAGATTCCAAAACGCGGAAGACAAATCCATACTTTGCTGCAACGACATATTAAGAATGACAGGGCGTTGCTCCGACCTTCTTGA
- a CDS encoding cbb3-type cytochrome c oxidase subunit I codes for MKYESQKIAYAYFAVAMALFAVQVIGGLLAGFIYVFPNFLSELLPFNIVRMLHTNSLIVWLLLGFFGAAYFLIPEETEREIHSTKLAYLQLIILVVGTLGVVVTYVFNLFEGNWLLGKEGREFLEQPKWVKAGIVVAALMFLYNVSLTVLKGKKTAISSILVLGLWGLALLFLFAFYNPGNLSLDKQYWWYVVHLWVEGVWELIMASILAYLMLKLTGVDREVVEKWLYVIVAAALFSGILGTGHHYYWIGTPGYWQWIGSIFSSLEVIPFFAMMAFAFVMVWKGRRDHPNKAALLWSLGCATLAFFGAGVWGFLHTLHGVNYYTHGTQITAAHGHLAFYGAYVCLNLAIFSYAMPILKNRDPYNQVLNMGSFWLMTSGMVFMTFVLTFGGTVQTHMQRVVGDYFMDVQDQIAIFYWMRLGSGVVVVLGALLFIYSIWVPRKEVIEPGASETPAE; via the coding sequence ATGAAATACGAATCCCAAAAAATCGCCTACGCCTACTTCGCAGTAGCGATGGCCCTGTTCGCGGTACAGGTAATCGGCGGCCTGCTAGCCGGTTTCATCTATGTATTCCCGAACTTCCTGAGTGAGCTTCTGCCGTTCAATATCGTACGGATGCTGCACACCAACTCTCTGATCGTCTGGCTACTGCTGGGCTTCTTCGGTGCGGCCTACTTCCTGATCCCCGAAGAGACCGAGCGCGAGATTCATTCGACCAAGCTGGCCTATCTGCAGTTGATCATTCTTGTGGTTGGCACGCTGGGCGTGGTCGTGACCTATGTCTTCAACCTGTTCGAAGGCAACTGGCTGCTGGGCAAAGAGGGGCGCGAGTTCCTTGAACAACCCAAATGGGTCAAGGCGGGCATCGTCGTGGCCGCGCTGATGTTCCTTTACAACGTGTCACTGACCGTTCTGAAGGGCAAGAAGACGGCAATATCGAGCATCCTTGTTCTGGGCCTCTGGGGTCTGGCGCTGCTGTTCCTGTTTGCTTTCTACAACCCGGGCAACCTGTCGCTCGACAAGCAATACTGGTGGTATGTCGTCCACCTATGGGTCGAAGGCGTATGGGAGCTGATCATGGCCTCGATCCTGGCCTACCTGATGCTGAAGCTAACGGGCGTTGACCGTGAGGTGGTCGAGAAATGGCTCTATGTCATCGTCGCCGCCGCGCTGTTCTCGGGCATCCTTGGGACAGGTCACCACTACTATTGGATCGGTACACCCGGCTATTGGCAGTGGATCGGTTCGATCTTCTCAAGCCTCGAGGTGATCCCGTTCTTCGCGATGATGGCCTTTGCCTTCGTCATGGTCTGGAAGGGCCGTCGTGACCACCCTAACAAGGCTGCTCTGCTGTGGTCACTGGGCTGTGCAACGCTTGCCTTCTTCGGTGCCGGTGTCTGGGGCTTCCTGCACACGCTGCACGGGGTGAACTACTATACCCATGGCACGCAGATTACCGCAGCCCACGGTCACCTGGCTTTCTACGGTGCTTATGTCTGCCTCAACCTGGCGATCTTCAGCTATGCGATGCCGATCCTGAAGAACCGTGATCCCTACAATCAGGTTCTGAACATGGGCTCGTTCTGGCTTATGACCAGCGGCATGGTCTTCATGACCTTCGTCCTGACCTTCGGTGGTACCGTGCAGACTCACATGCAACGTGTGGTCGGTGACTACTTCATGGACGTGCAGGACCAGATCGCGATCTTCTACTGGATGCGTCTTGGCTCTGGTGTGGTCGTGGTCCTTGGTGCGCTGCTGTTCATCTACTCGATCTGGGTGCCCCGGAAAGAGGTGATTGAACCCGGTGCCTCTGAAACCCCGGCGGAGTAA